The following coding sequences are from one Gossypium raimondii isolate GPD5lz chromosome 4, ASM2569854v1, whole genome shotgun sequence window:
- the LOC105780546 gene encoding aspartyl protease AED3, which produces MKTQTFCLVFLFISVAQGLHSKCDTQDHGSTLQVFHIYSQCSPFKPSKPLSWEEDMLSMLAKDQARLQYLSSLVAGKSVVPVASGRQIVQSPTYIVRAKIGTPPQTMLMAMDTSNDAAWIPCNGCIGCSSKVFNTAKSTTFNTLGCHAAQCKQVPNPTCGGSACVFNMTYGSSSIAGNLSRDTVVLATDPIPSYTFGCLQKTTGKSVPQQGLLGLGRGPLSLLSQTQHLYKSTFSYCLPSFRSPNFSGSLRLGPKGQPIRIKYTQLLKNPRRPSLYFVNLIGIRVGRRVVDIPPKALAFNPSTGAGTIFDSGTVFTRLVEPAYVAVRNAFRRRVRVANVTSLGGFDTCYTVPIVAPTITFMFTGMNVTLPQENLLIHSTAGSITCLAMASAPDNVNSVLNVIANMQQLNHRVLFDVPNSRLGVARERCT; this is translated from the exons ATGAAAACCCAAACTTTTTGTCTAGTTTTCCTCTTCATTTCGGTAGCACAAGGCCTGCATTCCAAATGTGACACCCAAGACCATGGCTCAACCCTCCAAGTGTTCCACATTTACAGTCAATGCTCACCCTTCAAACCCTCAAAGCCACTCTCATGGGAAGAGGATATGTTGTCAATGCTAGCCAAGGACCAGGCCAGGCTGCAATATTTGTCCAGCCTGGTGGCTGGGAAATCTGTGGTGCCCGTAGCTTCAGGCAGGCAGATTGTGCAAAGTCCAACCTATATCGTGAGGGCTAAAATAGGAACCCCACCTCAAACCATGCTCATGGCCATGGATACTAGCAATGATGCTGCTTGGATACCTTGTAATGGCTGCATTGGCTGCTCTTCTAAGGTTTTTAACACTGCTAAATCCACCACTTTCAACACCCTTGGCTGCCATGCAGCTCAATGCAAGCAG GTACCAAATCCCACTTGCGGTGGAAGCGCGTGCGTATTCAACATGACGTACGGCAGTTCATCAATAGCAGGAAACCTGTCGCGGGACACAGTGGTCCTAGCCACAGACCCTATCCCAAGCTACACATTTGGTTGTCTCCAAAAGACAACGGGGAAGTCAGTGCCACAACAGGGGCTATTGGGGTTGGGTAGAGGCCCATTGTCCCTTCTATCACAAACCCAACATTTGTACAAATCTACATTCTCATACTGCTTGCCTAGCTTTAGGTCACCAAACTTTTCTGGGTCATTGAGACTTGGGCCTAAAGGTCAGCCTATTAGGATCAAATACACCCAATTGTTGAAGAACCCTAGAAGACCCTCACTCTACTTCGTGAATTTGATTGGAATTAGGGTTGGAAGGAGGGTTGTCGATATCCCACCAAAGGCATTGGCTTTCAACCCTTCCACTGGTGCTGGGACCATCTTTGATTCTG GTACTGTTTTCACCCGGCTAGTAGAACCAGCCTACGTAGCCGTCCGGAACGCGTTCCGAAGGCGAGTTAGGGTGGCCAATGTGACATCCCTGGGAGGGTTCGACACATGTTACACGGTCCCCATCGTGGCGCCCACCATAACTTTCATGTTCACTGGCATGAACGTAACACTGCCACAAGAAAACCTACTAATCCACAGCACAGCAGGCAGCATAACATGCTTGGCAATGGCGTCGGCACCGGACAACGTGAACTCAGTGCTGAATGTGATAGCCAATATGCAGCAACTGAACCATCGTGTGCTTTTCGATGTGCCCAATTCGAGGTTGGGCGTGGCCCGTGAGCGCTGCACCTGA